Proteins encoded in a region of the Elaeis guineensis isolate ETL-2024a chromosome 7, EG11, whole genome shotgun sequence genome:
- the LOC105037799 gene encoding putative germin-like protein 2-1: MAAHFLFLALLALASSHAIASDPSQLQDFCIADLHSDVFVNGFVCKDPKMAKAEDFFFSGLDKPGDTGNKLGSNVTLVDVNKLAGLNTLGISLARLDFAPYGLNPPHTHPRGTEILVVLEGTLYVGFVTSNPNNQLFSKVLHEGDVFVFPQGLIHFQFNNGKTSAVALAGLSSQNPGVITIANAVFGAKPPISDEVLAKAFQLDKKTVDWLQAQFWTDNNN, translated from the exons ATGGCTGCCCATTTCCTCTTCCTTGCTCTCCTTGCTCTGGCTTCATCTCATGCCATTGCTTCTGATCCTAGCCAACTCCAAGACTTCTGCATCGCTGATCTTCACTCAGATG TGTTTGTGAATGGGTTTGTCTGCAAGGACCCCAAGATGGCCAAAGCCGAAGATTTCTTCTTCTCTGGACTCGACAAGCCCGGTGACACGGGAAACAAGCTTGGGTCCAATGTGACTCTAGTCGATGTGAACAAACTTGCTGGGCTCAACACCCTTGGCATCTCGCTTGCTCGCCTAGACTTTGCACCCTATGGTCTCAACCCTCCTCACACCCATCCAAGGGGAACTGAGATCCTTGTAGTGTTGGAAGGCACACTATACGTCGGCTTCGTAACATCTAACCCCAACAACCAGCTCTTCAGTAAGGTCCTTCACGAGGGTGATGTGTTCGTATTTCCTCAAGGCCTCATCCACTTCCAGTTCAACAATGGGAAGACCAGCGCTGTCGCTCTTGCTGGTCTGAGCAGCCAGAACCCTGGTGTGATCACCATAGCCAATGCGGTCTTTGGAGCGAAGCCACCCATCTCTGATGAAGTTCTTGCCAAGGCCTTCCAATTGGACAAGAAGACTGTGGATTGGCTCCAGGCTCAATTCTGGACGGACAACAACAACTAG